Proteins from one Ktedonobacteraceae bacterium genomic window:
- a CDS encoding glycine--tRNA ligase, producing the protein MTQTEDKVQATEDTPLVPIEKIVSLCKRRGFVYPNSEIYGGVSGIYDFGPLGVELRNNIRRYWWWSMVQMNDNVVGIEGNIITHPRVWEASGHVENFVDRLVDCKNCKRRFRLDHLPVENVEQNKCPECGGELTEPRLFNLMMETYIGVVEGERMKTYLRGEACQNIYLDYDNVLKSSRMQIPFGICQIGKAFRNEVTPGNFLFRQREFEQWDLQFFVHPSEMQKWFDYWKEFRFKWYEGIINHKDRLRFRAHAPDELAHYAKQAFDIEYRTVLGWQEWEGIHWRQDWDLSRHSEYSGHDLSYTDPETKERYIPWIVETSGGVDRTFLNLLLDAYEEEPPSGKDKEGRTVLRLHPWLAPVKVAVLPLQKNKEELVTTAKDIHNRLKRFMVAQYDDVANIGRRYRRQDEIGTPYCVTVDFQTLEDSTVTIRERDGMTQIRLPINELPSYLLKRVTWNYA; encoded by the coding sequence ATGACACAGACAGAGGACAAGGTTCAAGCAACCGAGGACACTCCGCTTGTTCCCATTGAGAAGATCGTTTCGTTGTGCAAGCGGCGTGGCTTCGTCTACCCCAACTCCGAAATCTACGGCGGCGTCTCCGGCATCTATGACTTCGGGCCGCTCGGCGTCGAATTGCGCAACAACATCCGCCGCTACTGGTGGTGGTCGATGGTGCAGATGAATGATAACGTCGTCGGTATCGAAGGCAATATCATCACGCACCCGCGCGTGTGGGAGGCCAGCGGCCATGTTGAGAATTTCGTCGACCGGCTCGTGGATTGCAAGAACTGCAAGCGGCGTTTCCGCCTGGATCACCTGCCAGTAGAGAACGTCGAGCAAAATAAATGCCCGGAATGTGGCGGCGAACTGACGGAGCCGCGTCTCTTCAACCTGATGATGGAAACATATATCGGCGTCGTCGAGGGCGAGCGCATGAAGACCTACCTGCGCGGCGAGGCCTGCCAGAACATCTACCTGGACTACGATAATGTCTTGAAGTCCTCGCGCATGCAGATACCTTTCGGCATTTGCCAGATTGGTAAGGCGTTCCGCAACGAGGTCACACCCGGCAACTTCCTCTTCCGCCAGCGCGAATTCGAGCAGTGGGACCTGCAATTCTTCGTGCATCCGAGCGAGATGCAGAAGTGGTTCGATTACTGGAAAGAGTTCCGCTTCAAGTGGTACGAGGGTATCATCAACCACAAGGATCGCCTGCGCTTCCGCGCTCACGCGCCCGATGAGCTTGCCCATTACGCGAAGCAAGCTTTCGACATCGAGTATCGAACTGTACTGGGCTGGCAGGAATGGGAGGGCATTCACTGGCGGCAAGACTGGGATCTTTCGCGCCACAGTGAGTACAGCGGCCACGACCTGAGCTATACCGATCCAGAGACCAAAGAACGGTATATCCCATGGATCGTCGAGACCTCTGGCGGCGTGGATCGCACCTTCCTGAACCTGCTGCTCGATGCCTACGAGGAAGAGCCACCATCCGGCAAGGATAAGGAGGGCCGCACTGTGCTGCGCCTGCATCCGTGGCTGGCGCCCGTCAAGGTCGCGGTATTGCCCTTGCAGAAGAACAAAGAGGAACTGGTAACGACGGCGAAGGATATCCATAATCGCTTGAAGCGGTTCATGGTCGCGCAGTACGATGATGTGGCCAATATCGGTCGCCGCTATCGCCGCCAGGACGAGATCGGCACGCCGTATTGCGTCACCGTCGATTTCCAGACCCTTGAGGATTCGACAGTCACGATTCGCGAGCGTGATGGTATGACTCAGATTCGTCTTCCCATTAACGAACTGCCATCATACCTTCTGAAGCGCGTGACCTGGAATTACGCATAG
- a CDS encoding non-canonical purine NTP pyrophosphatase: MIDSLTFITSNPGKARQLGRYLDFPVIHKNIDLVEMQSLDLTEIIEQKAKEAYKHIRSPVLVEDTSLRFLTLGRLPGPLIKWFLTELGTNGLCKLLDGYTDRSALAEVQFGLYDGEMFQSFAGSREGSIAPAPRGNSGFGWDSIFIPKGYHKTWGEMTSSETQETSMRKIALKKLEVYLSAL; the protein is encoded by the coding sequence ATGATCGATTCGCTAACATTCATCACAAGCAATCCAGGAAAGGCCAGGCAACTCGGCCGGTATCTAGACTTTCCCGTGATTCACAAAAACATTGACCTGGTCGAAATGCAATCGCTTGATTTAACAGAGATCATCGAGCAGAAAGCCAAAGAGGCTTATAAGCATATCCGCTCGCCGGTACTGGTAGAAGATACCTCGCTACGATTTCTGACATTGGGCAGATTGCCGGGGCCACTCATCAAATGGTTTTTAACAGAACTGGGTACAAATGGGCTTTGCAAGTTGCTTGATGGATATACGGATCGATCTGCCCTGGCAGAAGTACAATTTGGCTTGTATGATGGCGAGATGTTTCAGTCCTTCGCAGGTAGTAGAGAAGGTTCGATTGCTCCTGCTCCACGCGGGAACAGCGGCTTTGGTTGGGATTCCATATTCATCCCTAAAGGGTATCACAAGACATGGGGCGAGATGACGAGCAGCGAAACGCAAGAAACATCGATGAGAAAAATCGCGCTGAAGAAACTGGAAGTGTATTTATCTGCCCTGTAG